agctcactacatacagattatacagccaccactagggggagctcactacatacagattatacagccaccactagagggagctcactacatacagattatacagccaccactagggggagctcaccacatacagattatacagccaccactacatacagattatacagttaccactagggggagctcactacatacagattatacagccaccaccaggaggagctcactacatacagatcatacagccaccattGGATACTGGTAAATCTATATGATTTCACCCAAGCAATATGTAGCGGTATACAGAGTGAACACATAACTGTCCTGCAGGGCTTAAATAACACAGTCTCAGTTTTGTCTATATAATATACCCAGGAGTTCTGCACTGGAACATGATTCTGCTAGGTACTGGGGTGCCATACTTTGTGGCCCAATATGGTATGAGTAAAAAATAGTTCATGTTCCGTCCCTTCTCAGTTGTATACATATAGTGAAAGGGCGTAGTGCGGTCAGACACCTAGAGATCCGTGCAGGACACGGCCACATACTATGACATACTAGGGCGAATATGGTTTCCACCCAGTGGGAGGTTCACAAAGCAGAGATCTCGTATCAAAAGGCCTTTATTATCATCATCTCAGGTGCAAGGGTTTTAATAAAAACTTCaaataaaaaatgcaaattgAGCAATAAAACGTCCCAAAAATATGAAAAACAAATCTACAATCAGTAACCAAACATATAAAAAACAAATCGGTAAAAAAAACCTGTAAAGTAAGAACCGTCCTGCGCTGAACATAGTAAGGCAGAAGTAGAATCGCCGAGGAATCCTTCATTACACAGGCACTTCGTGTGGTTACATGGAAGACGCAGAGAAGAGGCTACAAAAACACAAGCAACAAAAACACTGGACGAGCCAACCTCAGGGTACAACAGGGTCAGCTTGGGGTGGACGGATCACTGATTGCGAGCCCCCACTGGTGGTCCTACAGCACTGACTGCGAGCCCCCACTGGTGGTCCTACAGCACTGACTGCGAGCCCCCACTGGTGGTCCTACAGCACTGACTGCGAGCCCCCACTGGTGGTCCTACAGCACTGACTGCAAGCCACCACTGGTGGTCCTACAGCACTGACTGCAAGCCCCCATGGTGGTCCTACAGCACTGACTGCAAGCCACCACTGGTGGTCCTACAGCACTGACTGCAAGCCACCACTGGTGGTCCTACAGCACTGACTGCAAGCCACCACTGGTGGTCCTACAGCACTGACTGCAAGCCCCCACTGGTGGTCCTACAGCATTGACTGCAAGCCCCCACTAGTGGTCCTACAGCACTGACTGCAAGCCCCCAGACTAGTGGTCCTACAGCACTGACTGCAAGCCCCCACTGGTGGTCCCACAGCATTGACTGCAAGCCCCCACTGGTGGTCCTACAGCATTGATGCAAGCCCCCACTGGTCGTGCTACAGCATTGACTGCAAGCCCCCGCTGGGGGTCCCAAAGCAAAGACAAGAGCCTAGACAGTACAGACCTGGACACAAGACTGATGGTCCCACAGCACAGACTGCAAGCCCAGACTGGTGGTCCCACAGCATTGACGGAGAGCCCAGACTGGTGGTCCCACAGCACTGACTGCATCCCAGACTGGTGGTCCCACAGCATTGACGGAGAGCCTAGACTGGTGGTCCCACAGCATTGACGGAGAGCCCAGACTGGTGGTCCCACAGCATTGACGGAGAGCCCAGACTGGTGGTCCCACAGCATTGACGGAGAGCCCAGACTGGTGGTCCCACAGCATTGACGGAGAGCCCAGACTGGTGGTCCCACAGCATAGACGGAGAGCCCAGACTGGTGGTCCCACAGCATTGACGGAGAGCCCAGACTGGTGGTCCCACAGCATAGACGGAGAGCCCAGACTGGTGGTCCCACAGCATTGACGGAGAGCCCAGACTGGTGGTCCCACAGCACAGAACAAGAACCCAGAATGGTGGTCCTAAAGTAGAAACAGACCTCCAGACTGGTGGCCCCATGCAATGACCCAGACTCTAGACTAGTGGTCTATCAGCACCGACCTAGACCCTCTAATACTACTTGGGTGGTAAGGCTAGATTGACCTAAACCCTGGACAAGTGGGCATTATGCCCTGATGTTGACCCAAGGCATTTTTCTACATACCAAGCAGAGGTCCACGAGAACTGTCCAAGACAGGTGGTCCCACATGAAGGACCAAGACTGTGGGTCTCTGAGCATTACACCACACTATCTGCCCTAACACATAGGTGTCCTTGAAAGATCCCTCAAGCCTGGATCTAAACCCTGGAATGGTGGTCCCTCAAATCTTCTTAATCCCTATACTGCTGCGCTATTAACACTGATCAAGACCCTGGACTAGGTTCCTAAAGATAATTCTACATTCCAAACAGACAGTCCCTCTGCACAACCTGAACAAAAGAAGACTGGTGGTCCCACAGCACAGACCTGGACACAAGACTGGTGGTCCCACAGCACAGACCTGGACACAAGACTGGTGGTCCCACAGCACAGACCTGGACACAAGACTGGTGGTCCCACAGCACAGACCTGGACACAAGACTGGTGGTCCCACAGCACAGACCTGGACACAAGACTGGTGGTCCCACAGCACAGACCTGGACACAAGACTGGTGGTCCCACAGCACAGACCTGTACACAAGACTGGTGGTCCCACAGCACAGACCTGGACACAAGACTGGTGGTCCCACAGCACAGACCTGGACACAAGACTGGTGGTCCCACAGCACAGACCTGTACACAAGACTGGTGGTCCCACAGCACAGACCTGTACACAAGACTGGTGGTCCCACAGCACAGACCTGTACACAAGACTGGTGGTCCCACAGCACAGACCTGTACACAAGACTGGTGGTCCCACAGCACAGACCTGTACACAAGACTGGTGGTCCCACAGCACAGACCTGGACACAAGACTGATGGTCACACAGCACAGACCTGTACACAAgactggtggtcacacagcacagaCCTGTACACAAgactggtggtcacacagcacagaCCTGTATATAAGACTGATGGTCCCATCAATCAGGTTAGTGTTTGCTTGGCTTCATCAGTTGTTGGCCATGTCACATGGGTAGATTAAGGCTACACCTGTCCATCCTAACATGACGGACCTGTCGTGTACACAGGCTGTGATGTTCAACACCACACAGCTTGCAGTTACGCCGTCACCCACGTGGCACGGCCCTTAGGGGCTGCAGTGTGCACATTCAATACTGATAGTGCCCCATGAAGCCTGGACAGATCCCTTCTGGGGTCAAGTTCTTGGGGTTATGGGACAACATTATGGTGCGTCTGGCGCCCGCTGCCCTGAGGTGGCTTTAGCTCGTACCGACGTGAGGTTAAAGATTAATCTGTGAATAAATATGTTCCTAGAAGTGTAACATTAGTGACCGCCGCATGCACATACATGGAGGGTTTGGAGGGCGATGGCGGCAGCGGCTGCATTGTGCTTTGTTATGGAGGGAAGCCCACCCCCCCCACTGAGGTCCATAATGTCAGCACCAGAACCAGCCGGAGACTGCAGCAGCGTGGTACAATGTCTGGCCGGTGCTCGCCCTCCCTGAGGCAGATTCTGTGCTCGTCCCTGGTGACGTCCTCCCGCCTCACATCTTACTGTCTGACGGGGTGTCTCCCAGCGTGTTGGCGATGTCGCTGAACGAGGGGCGATCTTTGGGGCTGGAGGCCCAGCAGCGCTGCATCAGCTTGTAGTAACGTGAGGAGCAGTTCTCCGGAGCCATCAGCTTCAGGGATCCGTCCTGTAGACCTGCAGCCACACAAAGACATCAGTGACCCCAAAGAGGCAGATGAACGGCCTGACCCCTAGGTCCCTGGCGAGGAGTCACCTACCAGCAAGCACCCCGTCATCTGCCATGTCAGTGTAAGGCATCTCTCCCAGGGTAAAGACTTCCCACATCAAGACCCCAAAGGACCAGACGTCAGATTTGGTGGAGAAGTCGTCGTCCTGCACGGCCTCTGTAGGCATCCAGCGCAGCGGCACCCAGGCCTGGCGCAGGTGGTAATATTCACTGGAAGAAGAGCAGCAGAAAGGTGGTCACTCATCGTGGCCTGTCACCGAGACACACAGAGGAGGGTGGCAAAACCCACCTGTTATACACGTCCTTGTTCAGCCCCAGGGCGGACACCTTGACCACCCGCTGAGCGCTCACCAGACAGTTCCGAGCGGCCAGGTCTTTGTGGACAAAGCGATGGTTGGAGAGATGCTCCATTCCCAGCGCCACCTGAGAGCAAAGCGCCACCTAGAGGATGATATATAGAAGACCGCATGAAGGGCACAGGAATACTTCATATGATGTGCTCCTTTACTCAAAAACAGACAAGACCCCaaagggcctccccccccccccccagccacttCCTGTGTGACCCTTACCCAGCGCCCCCTCTCTCGCGTGACCCTTccccagcgccccccccccccccacccacctccTGTGTGACCCTTCCCCAGCGCCGCCCCCACCCCTTCTCTCGCATGACTCTTCCCCAGAGACTCCCAAGACCGACCCGCCCACCCCCCTTCCTCCACATGATTTTTGTCCAGCCCCACCCTCGCCTTCCTGCTTGACTCTTCCCCAGCCCCTCCACCAATTCCCCCCCCACTTCCCACGTGACTCTTCCCCAGTATAAGGCGCCCCACCTGCGTGACTCTGCCACATCTCACCTTATGCTTGGTGCTGAGAGGCTTCATCTTCTCGTCTTTGCTCTTGGAGATTCTCAGGAATTGCTTCAGGTCTCCCTATAGAAGAAAACATGAGACATGAGTCCCGGCAGGTGCCCTGGAGGCTATGAGGTGACAACCACCAGGCAGGTGGATAAGCAGCGCCCACTCACTCCCCCGTGACTCACTAGGTCCACGTATTCCAGCATCATGTAGTGTGGTTCAGCCTCGCGGCACTGGCCGAGCAGCCGCACCACGTTATTGTGATTGAGTTTGGCGAACATGTCCAGCTCCCGCCTGAAGTCCATCTGCAGCTGCTCATCGCGGGTCTGCAGGGCTTTGACCACAACCACAGCATCTCTGGAGCCCGAGTCGATGCCCTGAGCCTTCGCCAAGAAAACCTCCCCGAACTCCCCGCGACCTACAGGGGACAAGACGCACGGCCAAGTTCAGAGCTCCGCTGACGGGACAGAGCGGGGGCAGCAGCTCCAGCACTTACCCAGCGTGGTTATCGGGTGGAGGCTGCTGCGGGGGAAGTTCATCCTGTCCCCGGAGCTCATCCTCTTGTTCCCCAGGGTGGTCAGCGGCACCTCCTCCGGGATCTCTGCAGTCGCCTGTCCGTTCTGTAGAGCGGCTCCACCTGAGGAGAAGACGACACTCAGCACCTGGTGTAACCGCAGCGCACCGCCCAGCAGCCGGACCGCTCACCGTTCAGACACTCCATCTCCGGCTCCTCGCCCTCATTCTTGCCCAGTCTTTTTGCTTTCCGCCGTTTCTTGCAGTAGAACATGAGGCCCAGGACAATGATGATGTAGGCCACCGCCGCTCCCACCGACAGCCCGATCGTCTGGATCATCTTGTAGGGCGTGCTGGTATCCGGATCAGACGAAACATTGGGCTTATCTGGAACAAGATGTCACCACAGTCACATCTAACAGACCTCCCTCCGGCGGGCCCCCGGGAACGCCTCCCTCCGACGGGCCCCCCGGCAACACCATTTTGGTGTAAATCTAACCTATTTAAGTGCACCGGCAGATTTGCCCCTCACACACTCGGAAGGCGTTCATGTTGTTCCCATGGTCATGTGCCCACAGTGCTGAGAAATATTAGGtattgatatatgcaaatgagcggctaagagcaatgggggagtcgtcattacacctagaggctcagctccctCTGCACTGACAGGACCAGGCGTGATgaggttttcactgcctggtcttgGCAAAGGGCGGGgcaggtgcagagagagcagagcctctaggtgtaatggtaacgcccccgttgctcctagaggctcatttgcatatattaaaatataatctttctcagcaatgcgggcacatatgaacatgggaccaacacggaggccttcagctgccgagcgcacacgCACCAGGCCAGCCGGGGTCAGGGACGGATCTGCGGACAGGGGCCCTGTAAGGCACAGTTTTGGGTGATGATGGAACATGGTCCCACCATTGTCTTTTCCACTTTAAAGTGACGCCGTTCACATTCCAAGAGTCGGAACGCGTTCATTTTTGCAGCGTCGTAGCCGCATGTGGCTTGTTTTCTGAGGGGCGAgaggttttcattggtaccatttttggggttcATGGGACTTCCCCACTGACATTTATTATTTTTGAGGGGGGGGTCTATCCCTGGTCTATTTCTAGAGGGATCCCGGGTCTATCCCTGGTCTATTTCTAGAGGGATCCCGGGCCTATCCCTGGTCTATTTCTAGAGGGATCCCGGGCCTATCCCTGATCTATTTCTAGAGGGATCCCGGGTCTATCCCTGATCTATTTCTAGAGGGATCCCGGGTCTATCCCTGGTCTATTTCTAGAGGGATCCCGGGCCTATCCCTGATCTATTTCTAGAGGGATCCCGGGTCTATCCCTGATCTATTTCTAGAGGGATCCCGGGCCTATCCCTGATCTATTACTAGAGGGATCCCGGGCCTATCCCTGATCTATTTCTAGAGGGATCCCGGGTCTATCCCTGATCTATTTCTAGAGGGATCCCGGGTCTATCCCTGGTCTATTTCTAGAGGGATCCCGGGTCTATCCCCGATCTATTTCTAGAGGGATCCCGGGTCTATTTCTAGAGGGATCCCGGGTCTATCCCTGATCTATTTCTAGAGGGATCCCGGGTCTATCCCTGATCTATTTCTAGAGGGATCCCGGGTCTATCCCTGGTCTATTTCTAGAGGGATCCCGGGCCTATCCCTGATCTATTTCTAGAGGGATCCCGGGTCTATCCCTGATCTATTTCTAGAGGGATCCCGGGTTTATCCCTGATCTATTACTAGAGGGATCCCGGGCCTATCCCTGATCTATTTCTAGAGGGATCCCGGGTCTATCCCTGATCTATTTCTAGAGGGATCCCGGGTCTATCCCTGATCTATTTCTAGAGGGATCCCGGGCCTATCCCTGATCTATTTCTAGGAGGGATCCCGGGCCTATCCCTGATCTATTTCTAGGAGGGATCCCGGGCCTATCCCTGATCTATTTCTAGAGGGATCCCGGGTCTAACCCCGATCTATTTCTAGAGGGATCCCGGGTCTATCCCCGATCTATTTCTAGAGGGATCCCGGGCCTATCCCTGATCTATTTCTAGAGGGATCCCGGGCCTATCCCTGATCTATTTCTAGAGGGATCCCGGGTCTATCCCTGATCTATCTCTAGAGGGATCCCGGGTCTATCCCTGATCTATCTCTAGAGGGATCCCGGGTCTATCCCTGATCTATTTCTAGAGGGATCCCGGGTTTATCCCTGATCTATTACTAGAGGGATCCCGGGTCTATCCCTGATCTATTTCTAGAGGGATCCCGGGCCTATCCCTGATCTATTTCTAGAGGGATCCCGGGCCTATCCCTGATCTATTTCTAGAGGGATCCCGGGCCTATCCCTGATCTATTTCTAGAGGGATCCCGGGTTTATCCCTGATCTATTACTAGAGGGATCCCGGGTCTATCCCTGATCTATTTCTAGAGGGATCCCGGGTCTATCCCTGATCTATTTCTAGAGGGATCCCGGGTTTATCCCTGATCTATTTCTAGAGGGATCCCGGGTTTATCCCTGATCTATTACTAGAGGGATCCCGGGTCTATCCCTGATCTATTACTAGAGGGATCCCGGGCCTATCCCTGATCTATTTCTAGAGGGATCCCGGGCCTATCCCTGATCTACGTATCACTCGGCATTGACCGGAATCTCCCCATCAGTCGGCTCAGCGGCTCCATCATCAGTGGAGGCTCCAGACGTGGCTCACACATCTTAGCCGGGAGCAGCCTTTAACATTTATTGGGGGCCCTTGCACCAGGAGAGGTTGACCCTTATAGCGATCCGTAGGCCGgttgtccccccccctccccctcccgtcTGTGGCTCCTCTTATTAGGACACAAATGTGTGTGATGATAATGGGAGCCGCCATCTTGCCAACACGTCCATCACAGGACCCAGGAGACACCCCGACTGCTATGGAAGACtatagtgggcatgctctgtgcaaGTAGAAGCCATGAGCCGTGCCCATCACTTGCTGATTGTTGTGGTGGGCATGCTCCATGACTGGGGGGGCTGGGAGCGAGGTGCGCTGTAACCCTGTGTTACCTACATACGTGGATCCTGAAGTGACCTCTACAGGACACGTGAGCTTCTCGCCCTCCCCCCTCCCGCACTCACCTACAACATAGAGGAAGGTATCGCGGTGCTTGATATTGCAGACGTTGCCAGCTATGCAGGTGTATTTGCCAGTGTCCTCGCTGGACACCTGATAGATCACCAGGGAGCCATTAGGAAAGATCTGGATCCTAAGAAGGAAGAATCCATGGGTGAGGACACAGCCCAGAAGCAGTGGGTGCCCACCCGCAGGAGGTGCAGCTTACCGGTGATAAGACTTGGTGGCATCCAGCAAGCCTTCCCGTCCTCTCCACTGAACGTGCGGGGTGGGGTCTCCTGCAGCCTGGCAGTGCAGCGTGGCCGTGTGCCCCTGGTAGACGGTGGTGTTCTCAGGGACGACTCTGAAGCTGACGTACACTGGAGCGGAGGACACACCGTTTATACCCGCCTGTCAGTGAGCCCGCCCCCTCACAGTACCCCAgggccacctacctgccacaatgAGGTGCACAGACGCCCGGATCTCCCCTTGCTGGAGGTTGGAAGCAGTACACGTATAATTCCCAGCATCGCTGCGGCTGACGCGGTGGAAGCGCAGGTGCCCGGCCTCAGAGTCCACATGAGAAGGAAGATCGCTCCCATCTGTCAGGGGAGAACGGGTGTCAAATCATCACAACCTATGCCCAGCGACACACGCACAATGCATGCTGGGATATGAGTATGCGGTGCATGCCGGGATACATAGTGTGAATGGCAGGGCTCATGCTGCGGTGCATGCTGGGATACATAGTGTGAATGGCAGGGCTCATGCCGGGATACATAGTGTGAGTGGCAGGGCTCATGCTGCGGTGTATGCTGGGATACATAGTGTGAGTGGCAGGGCTCATGCCGGGATACGTAGTGTGAGTGGCAGGGCTCATGCCGGGATACGTAGTGTGAGTGGCAGGGCTCATGCCGGGATACGTAGTGTGAGTGGCAGGGCTCATGCCGGGATACGTAGTGTGAGTGGCAGGGCTCATGCCGGGATACGTAGTGTGAGTGGCAGGGCTCATGCCGGGATACGTAGTGTGAGTGGCAGGGCTCATGCCGGGATACATAGTGTGAATGGCAGGGCTCATGCCGGGATACATAGTGTGAGTGGCAGGGCTCATGCCGGGATACATAGTGTGAGTGGCAGGGCTCATGCTGCGGTGCATGCCGGGATACATAGTGTGAGTGGCAGGGCTCATGCTGCGGTGCATGCCGGGATACATAGTGTGAATGGCAGGGCTCATGCCGGGATACATAGTGTGAGTGGCAGGGCTCATGCTGCGGTGCATGCCAGGATACATAGTGTGAATGGCAGGGCTCATGCCGGGATACATAGTGTGAGTGGCAGGGCTCATGCTGCGGTGCATGCCGGGATACATAGTGTGAATGGCAGGGCTCATGCTGCGGTGCATGCCGGGATACATAGTGTGAATGGCAGGGCTCATGCTGCGGTGCATGCTGGGATACATAGTGTGAGTGGCAGGGCTCATGCCAGGATACAGTGTGAGTGGCAGGGCTCATGCCAggatacagtgagtggcagggctCATGCCAGGATACATAGTGTGAATGGCAGGGCTCATGCCGGGATACATAGTGTGAGTGGCAGGGCTCATGCTGCGGTGCATGCCGGGATACATAGTGTGAATGGCAGGGCTCATGCTGCGGTGCATGCCGGGATACATAGTGTGAATGGCAGGGCTCATGCTGCGGTGCATGCTGGGATACATAGTGTGAGTGGCAGGGCTCATGCCGGGATACATAGTGTGAGTGGCAGGGCTCATGCTGCGGTGCATGCC
The sequence above is a segment of the Bufo bufo chromosome 4, aBufBuf1.1, whole genome shotgun sequence genome. Coding sequences within it:
- the LOC120999853 gene encoding uncharacterized protein LOC120999853 translates to MQAPTGRATALTASPRWGSQSKDKSLDSTDLDTRLMVPQHRPEQKKTGGPTAQTWTQDWWSHSTDLDTRLVVPQHRPGHKTGGPTAQTWTQDWWSHSTDLDTRLVVPQHRPGHKTGGPTAQTCTQDWWSHSTDLDTRLVVPQHRPGHKTGGPTAQTCTQDWWSHSTDLYTRLVVPQHRPVHKTGGPTAQTCTQDWWSHSTDLYTRLVVPQHRPGHKTDGHTAQTCTQDWWSHSTDLYTRLVVTQHRPVYKTDGPINQVSVCLASSVVGHVTWVD
- the PTK7 gene encoding inactive tyrosine-protein kinase 7 isoform X1; the protein is MSLSAALCLLLSAVGASGAIVFTKQPSSQDALHGRSAFLRCEVEDPAQVEFEWLQNGLAVKDTERRYHDGGSLTITAVDRRLDAGNFQCVARDRSSGEEERSANASFNIKWIESGPVSLQSPGSVSDIQSQSPITLRCHIDGHPRPICQWFRDGTPLVDDGSGYSVNNKERTLTIRSAGVDDSGEYYCCAHSAAGEVCSNRNLTLHIIDESFPRAELVPQDQIVTENEDAMFHCRFSADPPPTLEWFFKDTQLTNKSRRITLFQNGSLLITSVKLRNNGTYRCVGTGLRGKQVVLQATLSLEAIDEMRPLSPRVFIADTVQRISCERPRGQPPPTLWWTRSGQRLPAQGRVYQDGSDLVFSPVTEEDAGTYSCMAANTAGKRRQDVQVTVATPPEWVQKPQDTGMDEGRSGFLHCLSRASLEPSVTWYRNAIPISAEDTRFEVFQNGTLKIVNVEVYDGTVYTCVSSTPAGSIEAQARVLVLENLKFTPPPQSQQCVELDKEATVQCSATGREKPTVRWLKGDGSDLPSHVDSEAGHLRFHRVSRSDAGNYTCTASNLQQGEIRASVHLIVAVYVSFRVVPENTTVYQGHTATLHCQAAGDPTPHVQWRGREGLLDATKSYHRIQIFPNGSLVIYQVSSEDTGKYTCIAGNVCNIKHRDTFLYVVDKPNVSSDPDTSTPYKMIQTIGLSVGAAVAYIIIVLGLMFYCKKRRKAKRLGKNEGEEPEMECLNGGAALQNGQATAEIPEEVPLTTLGNKRMSSGDRMNFPRSSLHPITTLGRGEFGEVFLAKAQGIDSGSRDAVVVVKALQTRDEQLQMDFRRELDMFAKLNHNNVVRLLGQCREAEPHYMMLEYVDLGDLKQFLRISKSKDEKMKPLSTKHKVALCSQVALGMEHLSNHRFVHKDLAARNCLVSAQRVVKVSALGLNKDVYNSEYYHLRQAWVPLRWMPTEAVQDDDFSTKSDVWSFGVLMWEVFTLGEMPYTDMADDGVLAGLQDGSLKLMAPENCSSRYYKLMQRCWASSPKDRPSFSDIANTLGDTPSDSKM
- the PTK7 gene encoding inactive tyrosine-protein kinase 7 isoform X2, producing MSLSAALCLLLSAVGASGAIVFTKQPSSQDALHGRSAFLRCEVEDPAQVEFEWLQNGLAVKDTERRYHDGGSLTITAVDRRLDAGNFQCVARDRSSGEEERSANASFNIKWIESGPVSLQSPGSVSDIQSQSPITLRCHIDGHPRPICQWFRDGTPLVDDGSGYSVNNKERTLTIRSAGVDDSGEYYCCAHSAAGEVCSNRNLTLHIIDESFPRAELVPQDQIVTENEDAMFHCRFSADPPPTLEWFFKDTQLTNKSRITLFQNGSLLITSVKLRNNGTYRCVGTGLRGKQVVLQATLSLEAIDEMRPLSPRVFIADTVQRISCERPRGQPPPTLWWTRSGQRLPAQGRVYQDGSDLVFSPVTEEDAGTYSCMAANTAGKRRQDVQVTVATPPEWVQKPQDTGMDEGRSGFLHCLSRASLEPSVTWYRNAIPISAEDTRFEVFQNGTLKIVNVEVYDGTVYTCVSSTPAGSIEAQARVLVLENLKFTPPPQSQQCVELDKEATVQCSATGREKPTVRWLKGDGSDLPSHVDSEAGHLRFHRVSRSDAGNYTCTASNLQQGEIRASVHLIVAVYVSFRVVPENTTVYQGHTATLHCQAAGDPTPHVQWRGREGLLDATKSYHRIQIFPNGSLVIYQVSSEDTGKYTCIAGNVCNIKHRDTFLYVVDKPNVSSDPDTSTPYKMIQTIGLSVGAAVAYIIIVLGLMFYCKKRRKAKRLGKNEGEEPEMECLNGGAALQNGQATAEIPEEVPLTTLGNKRMSSGDRMNFPRSSLHPITTLGRGEFGEVFLAKAQGIDSGSRDAVVVVKALQTRDEQLQMDFRRELDMFAKLNHNNVVRLLGQCREAEPHYMMLEYVDLGDLKQFLRISKSKDEKMKPLSTKHKVALCSQVALGMEHLSNHRFVHKDLAARNCLVSAQRVVKVSALGLNKDVYNSEYYHLRQAWVPLRWMPTEAVQDDDFSTKSDVWSFGVLMWEVFTLGEMPYTDMADDGVLAGLQDGSLKLMAPENCSSRYYKLMQRCWASSPKDRPSFSDIANTLGDTPSDSKM